The Ooceraea biroi isolate clonal line C1 chromosome 1, Obir_v5.4, whole genome shotgun sequence genome has a window encoding:
- the LOC105274892 gene encoding LOW QUALITY PROTEIN: transcriptional regulator ovo (The sequence of the model RefSeq protein was modified relative to this genomic sequence to represent the inferred CDS: deleted 1 base in 1 codon) produces MPKIFLIKNRLHQQQLRLLESQHLGKNVSLGSARDNPLDSSAPQPLSLIVNKDQYRDKPDDDRATSPESLSSSSPTHSPLLKNLPVTPKNATINTRPRRFFSSILNGESYGSRLHVLTRAERKDYSSPPIASDDPPKVLSKTESEKVILPRPETPPKAPHVEPPTRVSVIQRVPPQSQSTSRKEESKSKVEIEKVDEVQDPGPVQEQPIDYAVPKRKEEDDEKGRDGASVSRNIGNSIARSLLAVKLSGSQVVQAASRHSDGSSGGSGNAGSGSSASSNNGGGGGAMINGCSSGAMIGCGGGGGGGAVGGGAGAGGMPPGGNGGRGNYGPSSPPTGSLPPFYESLKGGNNLANFANQYNSAQGNGYLTPLTAVGIECDTGQQDVNSQHAQYNAQEGKQYSLLQNVCANVCASYGLTFKEEEEELAAYKIQTNDLLSGQYGPYDVTDAGMMVDMVTGAVMDPLQFTAATLTFNSPPDHTALLESLSDAADLLLPRLQTEDGGSDLLEESLHSPASTGSSGTGQDSGQMTTPVEPSVDPFPEHSIALTRGFDTRHYTTPQHFNASKLSGLSYAAGESSYQSLQKERPELALHVNQNHQHQQNQQLQIQVQLQQHQQKHQTAASPHQQQQQSQQQQQQQQHQQGLLSPGLSFAGNGLELDSGSSVGGSLPSPGTTSCSLDGTSSGTSPSCALADSHAHSPVVSPTVVNAAQSSGGAVSEPHISQRLGLPSDCQIEFVNGGHGIKNPLAVEGQRQAATNRDEERVSRTPPSKEDDPSRFSCRVCSKNFSLQRLLNRHMKCHSDVKRYLCTFCGKGFNDTFDLKRHTRTHTGVRPYKCYLCEKSFTQRCSLESHGQKVHGVQHQYAYKERRAKMYVCEECGHTTHEPEVHYIHLKEQHPYSPALLKFYDKRHFKFTNSNFANMLLQSGLLQRDSRNTDSCGLAERREAVSKSSDESQQTTISF; encoded by the exons ACCGCGACAAACCTGATGATGACCGTGCGACAAGTCCGGAGTCCTTGTCCAGTAGCAGTCCTACACACTCGCCACTACTAAAAAACCTACCAGTTACTCCGAAAAATGCTACGATCAATACGCGTCCCCGAAGATTCTTCTCCAGTATTCTCAACGGAGAGTCGTACGGTAGCAGACTTCATGTGCTGACCCGGGCGGAGCGGAAGGATTACAGCAGTCCTCCGATAGCTTCGGATGATCCACCCAAGGTCTTGTCCAAAACCGAGTCAGAGAAGGTCATCCTCCCGAGGCCGGAGACCCCACCGAAGGCGCCCCATGTGGAGCCGCCTACTAGGGTCTCGGTTATTCAGAGGGTACCACCGCAAAGTCAATCTACTTCTCGGAAGGAGGAAAGTAAGAGCAAAGTCGAGATCGAAAAGGTCGATGAAGTACAAGATCCCGGTCCAGTACAG GAGCAGCCCATAGATTACGCGGTGCCGAAGCGCAAGGAAGAAGATGACGAGAAGGGTCGTGATGGTGCTTCGGTGTCACGCAATATTGGCAACTCCATCGCACGGTCCCTGCTGGCGGTCAAATTGTCCGGTTCACAGGTGGTACAGGCGGCTTCACGGCACTCTGATGGTTCTTCCGGAGGCAGTGGTAATGCTGGCAGTGGTTCCTCAGCATCATCGAACAATGGAGGTGGCGGCGGAGCTATGATCAATGGATGCAGTAGTGGAGCGATGATCGGatgcggcggtggcggtggtggcggtgccGTGGGTGGTGGCGCGGGTGCGGGCGGCATGCCTCCCGGTGGCAACGGGGGTCGCGGAAACTACGGGCCCAGCTCACCACCGACGGGCTCCCTGCCGCCGTTCTATGAGTCGCTGAAGGGCGGCAACAATCTTGCGAATTTTGCCAATCAGTATAACAGCGCTCAAG GAAATGGATATCTCACACCGTTGACGGCGGTCGGAATCGAGTGTGATACCGGCCAGCAGGACGTCAACTCGCAGCACGCGCAGTACAACGCGCAGGAAGGCAAGCAGTACTCTTTACTGCAAAACGTGTGCGCGAACGTTTGCGCCTCTTACGGCCTCACGTtcaaggaggaggaggaagagttGGCGGCATACAAGATTCAGACGAACGATCTGCTATCTGGTCAGTACGGCCCGTACGATGTCACGGACGCAGGTATGATGGTGGACATGGTGACTGGCGCAGTGATGGACCCTCTGCAGTTCACGGCGGCGACCTTGACCTTTAACTCGCCACCGGACCACACAGCGTTGCTGGAGAGCCTCAGCGACGCCGCGGACCTTCTGCTGCCGAGGTTGCAAACCGAGGACGGCGGCAGTGACCTTCTGGAAGAGTCACTGCACTCGCCCGCGTCAACCGGCAGCAGCGGAACCGGTCAAGACAGCGGTCAGATGACCACTCCCGTCGAACCTAGCGTTGATCCTTTCCCCGAGCACAGCATAGCCTTGACCAGGGGTTTCGATACTAG ACACTACACGACTCCGCAACACTTCAATGCGTCCAAACTCTCGGGGTTGAGCTACGCTGCAGGTGAATCCAGTTACCAGTCCCTGCAGAAGGAACGACCGGAGCTCGCTTTACACGTTAATCAGAATCATCAGCATCAGCAGAATCAGCAGCTGCAGATACAAGTGCAGCTGCAGCAACATCAGCAGAAGCACCAGACCGCCGCATCGCCGCatcagcaacaacagcaatctcaacagcagcaacagcagcagcagcatcaaCAAGGTTTACTGAGTCCTGGATTGAGCTTCGCTGGTAATG GTTTAGAACTGGATTCCGGTAGCAGCGTGGGCGGAAGTCTACCCAGTCCCGGCACAACCAGCTGTTCCCTGGACGGAACATCATCCGGCACCTCTCCGTCGTGCGCTCTGGCTGACAGCCACGCACACAGTCCAGTCGTGTCACCCACAGTCGTGAATGCGGCCCAATCTTCTGGTGGAGCAGTCAGCGAACCTCATATCTCGCAACGG TTGGGTTTGCCGAGCGACTGTCAAATAGAATTTGTTAATGGGGGTCATGGCATAAAGAATCCTCTCGCGGTCGAGGGTCAACGACAGGCGGCGACTAATCGGGATGAGGAGAGAGTGAGTCGCACGCCGCCTAGCAAG GAGGATGATCCCAGTCGCTTCAGTTGTCGCGTGTGCAGCAAGAACTTCAGCCTTCAGCGGCTCCTAAATCGTCACATGAAGTGTCACAGTGACGTGAAGCGTTACCTCTGCACATTTTGCGGAAAGGGTTTCAATGATACGTTTGATCTGAAGAGGCACACGAGGACACACACGGGCGTGCGACCGTACAAGTGCTACCTTTGCGAGAAGAGTTTCACGCAGAGATGTTCGTTGGAAAGTCACGGTCAGAAAGTTCACGGCGTTCAGCACCAGTATGCATATAAAGAGCGACGTGCTAAG ATGTATGTCTGCGAGGAATGCGGACACACTACGCACGAGCCAGAAGTGCACTATATCCACCTGAAGGAACAGCATCCTTACAGTCCAGCGTTGCTCAAGTTCTACGACAAGCGGCACTTCAAGTTCACCAATAGTAACTTCGCCAATATGTTGCTCCAG AGTGGCCTGTTGCAACGGGACTCGAGGAATACGGACAGCTGCGGCCTCGCGGAACGGCGGGAGGCGGTC TCGAAGAGCAGTGACGAGTCGCAACAAACCACGATCAGCTTCTGA